The Hyperolius riggenbachi isolate aHypRig1 chromosome 3, aHypRig1.pri, whole genome shotgun sequence genome window below encodes:
- the LOC137562636 gene encoding uncharacterized protein isoform X1: MAEKMDFSELLSLSVDTFLGITPEDTVSTQLAKLMVGPVPCISCPVVMGTRDSFYWKTMCQMLDSALFNKDLRDTFKEGFVIGFLLGHFNDVGREIRKINERHGTNIKEVRVSLTKGVLTLKTDTETKLTEMIKYDRRCASTNFFDNGDVVYALKECPEEWYNTIMTQIILIASKAITSPEKCVDFAAKRLIALNRSLPIDSNQRLSDNASVRLRELIKGSYLIRKVIVKVVTALESRGRPSTGLASCIDRASDYLKMTGLTGYKLVSQHVISAKSPIHQFDRLFDFDVFHRLMKIYSELGTDAPFVKFLGHPKAELFNNGNYTSLYLFAVGYAMETDPTMRGYTVDEKNLEAPFYILGRKYGKKDQSARPDNP; the protein is encoded by the coding sequence ATGGCAGAGAAGATGGATTTTTCTGAGTTGTTGTCGTTAAGCGTAGATACGTTTTTGGGAATCACCCCTGAAGACACTGTCTCCACTCAACTAGCCAAGCTAATGGtcggtcctgttccctgtatttctTGTCCTGTTGTGATGGGGACTCGAGATTCCTTTTATTGGAAGACGATGTGTCAGATGCTAGACTCTGCTCTTTTCAATAAAGATCTACGTGATACATTTAAAGAGGGATTTGTGATAGGTTTCCTATTAGGACATTTTAATGATGTTGGTAGAGAAATTCGTAAAATAAATGAGCGGCACGGAACTAACATTAAGGAGGTCCGGGTATCCTTGACTAAGGGAGTGTTGACCCTAAAGACAGACACAGAGACCAAATTAACTGAAATGATCAAATATGATCGTAGATGTGCCAGTACCAATTTTTTTGATAACGGAGATGTTGTTTACGCTCTAAAGGAATGTCCAGAGGAATGGTATAATACAATTATGACTCAAATCATTCTGATAGCATCGAAAGCAATCACCTCTCCCGAGAAATGTGTCGACTTTGCTGCTAAGCGACTCATTGCATTAAATAGGTCCCTCCCAATAGACTCCAATCAAAGGCTATCAGACAATGCCTCGGTCCGTCTGCGCGAGTTAATTAAGGGTTCTTACCTAATCAGAAAAGTTATAGTCAAAGTGGTTACAGCACTAGAATCAAGAGGAAGACCTTCTACAGGCCTTGCATCTTGCATAGATCGTGCATCTGACTATCTTAAGATGACCGGGTTGACTGGGTATAAGCTGGTTTCTCAGCATGTCATCTCAGCCAAATCCCCAATCCACCAATTTGATCGTCTATTTGACTTCGACGTGTTCCATAGACTGATGAAAATTTATTCAGAGTTGGGCACAGATGCACCCTTTGTCAAGTTCCTGGGACACCCAAAAGCAGAATTATTCAACAATGGTAATTACACTTCTCTGTATCTTTTTGCTGTGGGATATGCGATGGAAACAGACCCGACCATGAGAGGTTACACAGTAGATGAGAAAAATTTAGAAGCACCTTTCTATATCTTGGGGAGGAAATATGGAAAGAAAGATCAATCAGCTAGACCTGATAATCCATAA